The Bacteroidota bacterium region CAAAATCTTTGTGACGGTACAAAGCGTTCTCGTCAAGATTTACTTTAGCATCTACTGCAATAATTTTATCGTCAGAAGTTTTTAGCACAGGGTTAATTTCAAACATGGCAGAGTCAGTATTGTCATAAGCCGCATAAAGGGCTTTCACAAACTTCACCATTTGTTTGTAAGCTTCGCCGCTAACGCCCAAGTTAAAGGCAATTTTGCGAGCTTGAAACTCTTGCAAACCTACTTTAGGGTCTACAAATTCTTTGTTAATTTTTTCAGGGGTATCGTGTGCCACCTGTTCAATATCCATACCGCCTTCGGTAGTATATACAATCACGTTTTGGCCGCTGGCACGGTCAAGCAATACGCTCATGTAGTATTCTTTGGTTTCGCTTGGGCCGGGGTAGTAAACGTCTTGTGCAATCAACACTTTGTTTACCACTTTACCTTTAGGGCCTGTTTGGATGGTTACCAAAGTACCGCCCAATAGGTTGGTAGCAATCGTTTTTGCGTCTTCAAGAGTTTTGGCTACTGCCACTCCTTTTTGATCGTTTCCGATAACACGGCCTTTACCGCGACCACCTGCGTGTATTTGCGCCTTTAGCACCACAAAGGGGCTTCCGGTAGCTTCCTGCATTTTCTTTGCAGCTTCAACAGCCTGTTCGGGGGTATCGGCCACTATGCCTTCTTGCACAGCTACGCCGTATTTTTTAAGGATTTCCTTTGCCTGATACTCGTGAATATTCATTTCGTGGTATTTTGTTGCTTAAATGTCCGCGCGAAAATAGCAGAATATTATTCAATAGACAATACACTGCGCGGGTATATTCTCTTATCTGTTCAAAATCGCTTTTGCATAGTTCTCCCAGCTAAGTACTTTAGCCGTTTCTGCAATGTTTTGGCGAGGTATGGGGTTATCAATAAAACGCTCCATTTGGGCAGCCATACTGTCAATGTCGTTTGCTTCGGCAAGATAGCCGTTGTAACCGTCTTTAATTGTCTCAGGGAAGTGCCCTACTTTGGTGGCCAGCACCGGAACATTAAAGTTGTATGATAAACTTTCAACGCCCGATGGGGTAGCCGTAAGGTAATACAGCAATACCACATCGCTCACCTGCCAGTATTTATTCACCTCTTCGTTGGGTACAAAACGATTCACTACCGTTACTTTATCCTGTAGGTTCAGTTGTTCAACCAAATCAATGGGGCGGTAGTCTTGCTCGTTATCACTGTTTTTAAGGAACAACGATTTGGCAAATTTGAACAGGTTTTGCTTGATGCGGGTAGCCAGTTTTTTATTATCCAGCGTATTCCAAAACGATTCACCTACTATTAATAAGCTCACATCGTCGCGTTTATCGGCTACTTTTTTAAATGCCTGTATCGCATTGTGCAGCCCTTTGTATTTGCGAATGAACCCAAAAAACAGAAATACGTTTTTCTTAAGGTTCAGTTCTTTTTTCATCGCCTCCATGTCAAAATCGGGGCGGGGTTGGTAAAGGTCGTAAATGGGGTGATATAGTTTTATTACCGTGTGTGTGCCGTCTTTGGCGCGTTCACCCGTTTCATTCACCGTATATTTCAACTCAGGCAGCGTGGTTTTCAGTTCATCTACCGTTTTGTAGGCATGGGTAAGGTAGGTATGGGCTTTGCGTAAACCGTAGCGGGTAAACGCCTTATCAATAGTGCTGCTTTCTTTTTGTACTACAAGGTGGCAATCAAAAATTACCTCAATGCCTGTTTTCATCAAGCGGCGGGCAATCCAACCCATTGGTAATCCTTGCAGGGCAATCGCCCACTGAAAAATCACCATATCAGGTTTCAAATCCTTAATCAGCCTCACGGTTTTAGCCCACGAAGCAGGATTGTTGTAATTGGTAATATAAGTAACCTTAATATTAGTGCCCTCCAGATGGTCGCTTTTGCTGCTGCGGTCAATAAAATCACGGGGGATAATTGCAGGGTATTGCTGTGTCCACGATACAATGTGTACCTCAACGCCTAATTTATCCAATGCTTTTGCCAGCGAGGTATTGTAGTTGCTGATACCTCCCTTAAACTGCGGGCCCGGCCCAAATAAAACCGCTTTTGTCATTTGCGGCAAAG contains the following coding sequences:
- a CDS encoding glycosyltransferase, with amino-acid sequence MTKAVLFGPGPQFKGGISNYNTSLAKALDKLGVEVHIVSWTQQYPAIIPRDFIDRSSKSDHLEGTNIKVTYITNYNNPASWAKTVRLIKDLKPDMVIFQWAIALQGLPMGWIARRLMKTGIEVIFDCHLVVQKESSTIDKAFTRYGLRKAHTYLTHAYKTVDELKTTLPELKYTVNETGERAKDGTHTVIKLYHPIYDLYQPRPDFDMEAMKKELNLKKNVFLFFGFIRKYKGLHNAIQAFKKVADKRDDVSLLIVGESFWNTLDNKKLATRIKQNLFKFAKSLFLKNSDNEQDYRPIDLVEQLNLQDKVTVVNRFVPNEEVNKYWQVSDVVLLYYLTATPSGVESLSYNFNVPVLATKVGHFPETIKDGYNGYLAEANDIDSMAAQMERFIDNPIPRQNIAETAKVLSWENYAKAILNR
- the sucC gene encoding ADP-forming succinate--CoA ligase subunit beta: MNIHEYQAKEILKKYGVAVQEGIVADTPEQAVEAAKKMQEATGSPFVVLKAQIHAGGRGKGRVIGNDQKGVAVAKTLEDAKTIATNLLGGTLVTIQTGPKGKVVNKVLIAQDVYYPGPSETKEYYMSVLLDRASGQNVIVYTTEGGMDIEQVAHDTPEKINKEFVDPKVGLQEFQARKIAFNLGVSGEAYKQMVKFVKALYAAYDNTDSAMFEINPVLKTSDDKIIAVDAKVNLDENALYRHKDFEALRDVSEEDPMEVEAKESNLNYVKLDGNVGCMVNGAGLAMATMDIIKLSGGEPANFLDVGGGANAQTVEAGFRIILKDPNVKAILINIFGGIVRCDRVALGVVEAYKKIGDIPVPIIVRLQGTNAEEAKKIIDDSGLKVFSAIQLKEAAALVKQVMSEAK